One region of Oryza glaberrima chromosome 7, OglaRS2, whole genome shotgun sequence genomic DNA includes:
- the LOC127779945 gene encoding prohibitin-2, mitochondrial-like, whose translation MNIKGGGRVPVPPAGAGTLVKLVVLGGTAVYAAVNSLYNVEGGHRAIVFNRIQGIKDKVYPEGTHFMIPWFERPIIYDVRARPNLVESTSGSRDLQMVKIGLRVLTRPMPEKLPTIYRTLGENFNERVLPSIIHETLKAVVAQYNASQLITQRETVSREIRKILTERARNFNIALDDVSITSLSFGKEFTHAIEAKQVAAQEAERAKFIVEKAEQDKRSAIIRAQGEAKSAELIGQAIANNPAFLALRQIEAAREISHTMSSSANKVFLDSNDLLLNLQQLTVANKSKK comes from the exons ATGAACATCAAGGGCGGAGGCCGGGTCCCGGTGCCCCCGGCCGGCGCGGGCACGCTCGTCAAGCTGGTGGTGCTCGGCGGCACGGCCGTGTACGCCGCCGTCAACAGCCTCTACAACGTCGAGGGTGGCCACCGCGCCATCGTCTTCAACCGCATCCAGGGAATCAAGGACAAG GTATACCCTGAGGGGACTCACTTTATGATTCCATGGTTTGAGAGGCCAATCATTTATGATGTCCGTGCTCGTCCCAATCTTGTGGAGAGTACTTCTGGAAGCAGGGATCTCCAGATG GTGAAAATTGGTCTCCGTGTCCTTACAAGGCCCATGCCAGAGAAGCTACCAACTATCTACAGGACTCTGGGGGAGAACTTCAATGAGAGAGTTTTGCCTTCAATTATCCATGAAACACTTAAAGCTGTTGTCGCACAATACAATGCGAGTCAGCTAATCACACAGAGAGAG ACCGTGAGTAGGGAGATAAGAAAGATACTGACTGAGAGGGCCAGGAATTTTAATATTGCCCTTGATGATGTGTCCATCACAAGCCTGAGCTTCGGAAAGGAGTTCACTCATGCTATTGAAGCCAAACAGGTTGCTGCACAAGAAGCTGAGCGTGCTAAGTTCATTGTTGAGAAAGCTGAGCAAGACAAGAGGAGTGCGATTATCAGGGCACAG GGTGAAGCTAAAAGTGCTGAGCTGATTGGTCAAGCCATTGCAAACAACCCTGCTTTCCTTGCCCTCAGGCAGATCGAAGCTGCCAGGGAGATCTCTCATACGATGTCATCTTCAGCTAACAAGGTGTTCCTGGACTCCAATGATCTCTTGCTCAATCTCCAGCAGCTCACCGTGGCAAACAAGTCGAAGAAATGA
- the LOC127778577 gene encoding L-type lectin-domain containing receptor kinase SIT2-like: MKPAFFLLRLISLLHLALALCSGSGDFQFAYHGFTGTNLTLDGNATVMPDGILVLTSRKTNLKGHAFFPTPLQFRTSPDGTARSFSAAFVFAIVSDYTDFSAHGMPFIVSPTKNFTTALLAGYLALLNVQNNDNTTNHLFAVELDTIQNTDFQDVNANHVGINVNNLHSLQSSPTGYYDDGNNGVFKNLTLFSREAMQVWVDYDGNTGQIDVALAPIKVAKPRKPLVSAKYVLSTVLTEWAYIGFSSVTSGINSRHYLLGWSFVMNGPAPSINISNLPKLPCFGPKPPSKVLVIVLPIATATVMLSLGNIATLLVLRHLRYAQLLEDWELEFGPHRFSYKDLYHATNGFKSKHLLGTRGFGQVYKGVFRKSRLEVAVKKVSHESRQGMKEFISEVVTIGRLRNRNLVQLHGYCRRKGELLLVYEYMPNGSLDKYLYC; encoded by the coding sequence ATGAAGCCTGCGTTCTTCCTCTTGCGCCTCATCAGCCTTCTTCACCTAGCACTTGCCTTGTGTTCCGGCAGCGGAGACTTCCAGTTCGCCTATCATGGCTTCACCGGCACCAACCTCACGCTCGACGGCAATGCCACCGTCATGCCAGATGGGATCCTTGTGCTGACCAGCCGCAAGACCAACCTAAAAGGCCATGCGTTCTTCCCCACGCCTCTGCAGTTCCGCACGTCGCCTGATGGCACAGCCCGGTCCTTCTCGGCCGCCTTCGTGTTCGCCATCGTCTCCGACTACACCGATTTCAGTGCCCACGGTATGCCCTTCATCGTGTCCCCGACCAAGAACTTCACCACCGCACTGCTGGCTGGGTACCTGGCCCTCCTCAACGTCCAGAACAACGACAACACGACCAACCACCTCTTCGCGGTTGAGCTCGACACCATCCAGAACACCGATTTTCAAGACGTCAACGCCAACCACGTTGGCATCAACGTCAACAATCTTCACTCTTTGCAATCCTCCCCAACTGGCTACTACGATGACGGCAACAATGGCGTCTTCAAGAACCTAACCCTCTTTAGCCGAGAAGCGATGCAGGTGTGGGTGGACTATGATGGCAACACGGGACAGATTGATGTTGCTTTGGCGCCAATCAAAGTGGCTAAACCAAGGAAGCCGCTTGTTTCCGCTAAGTATGTCCTCTCAACTGTACTCACGGAGTGGGCATACATCGGTTTCTCATCTGTGACTAGCGGGATCAATTCTCGGCACTACCTACTCGGCTGGAGCTTTGTCATGAACGGCCCTGCTCCGTCGATTAACATTTCCAATCTTCCTAAGCTGCCGTGTTTCGGACCCAAGCCTCCATCCAAGGTCTTAGTAATCGTCCTACCAATAGCTACAGCAACAGTCATGCTCAGTCTTGGTAACATTGCCACCCTACTCGTGTTAAGGCATCTGAGGTATGCTCAGTTGCTTGAAGATTGGGAGCTTGAATTTGGCCCCCATCGATTCTCATATAAGGATCTATATCATGCTACTAATGGATTTAAGAGCAAACATCTCCTGGGTACGAGAGGTTTCGGCCAGGTGTATAAAGGAGTTTTTCGGAAGTCTAGATTGGAGGTAGCCGTGAAGAAGGTTTCTCACGAGTCAAGGCAGGGTATGAAGGAGTTCATCTCTGAAGTTGTCACCATTGGCCGCTTACGGAACCGCAACCTCGTGCAATTACATGGCTATTGTAGAAGAAAAGGTGAACTCCTTCTAGTGTATGAATATATGCCAAATGGTAGTCTTGATAAATATCTGTATTGTTAG